One Alnus glutinosa chromosome 3, dhAlnGlut1.1, whole genome shotgun sequence genomic region harbors:
- the LOC133862946 gene encoding beta-fructofuranosidase, insoluble isoenzyme 1-like yields the protein MTVGGFSLRFAVVLLLVCSLCMTCNNVVVKASHQVYPEFQSLCADKVLKQVHRTGFHFQPPKNWINDPNGPMYFNGIYHLFYQYNPKGAVWGNIVWAHSVSTDMINWEELDPAIYPSKPFDINGCWSGSTTILPHNKPVILYTGIDTQNRQVQNYAIPANYSDPYLREWVKPDDNPFAVPGEGMNASAFRDPTTAWWGKDGHWRTVVGSKRKQRGMAFLYRSRDFVHWVRAHHPLHSSANTGMWECPDFFPVSFHGKTGLDTSVVGENIKHVMKVSLDLTRYEYYTVGKYYPQKDRFVPDNTSVDGWSGLRYDYGNYYASKSFFDAGKQRRILMGWSNESDTAQNDKDKGWAGIQTIPRMVWLDSNRKQLLQWPIAELETLRGKKVQISNQQVKKGEHIEVKGITAAQADVEVTFLLPNLDNAEQFDPSWVNAEDLCGLKGSKAQGGVGPFGLLTLSSKHLEEYTPVFFRVFKAPNKHVVLMCSDARSSSLEKSGLYTPSFAGFVDVDLADGKLSLRSLIDHSIVESFGAGGKTCITSRVYPTLAVFHNAHLYAFNNGTETVTIESLNAWSMKSAQLN from the exons TCGTTCTCTTATTAGTTTGCTCTCTTTGTATGACATGCAACAATGTTGTCGTCAAAGCGTCTCACCAAGTTTACCCAGAATTTCAGTCTTTATGCGCCGATAAGGTACTGAAACAAGTTCACAGAACAGGGTTCCATTTTCAGCCTCCTAAGAACTGGATTAACG ATCCAAATG GCCCCATGTACTTCAACGGAATCTACCATCTATTCTACCAATACAATCCGAAAGGAGCAGTGTGGGGCAACATTGTTTGGGCCCATTCAGTATCAACGGACATGATCAACTGGGAAGAACTAGATCCCGCCATCTACCCCTCCAAGCCGTTTGATATAAACGGGTGTTGGTCTGGCTCTACCACAATCCTCCCACACAACAAGCCCGTTATTCTCTACACAGGAATTGACACCCAAAATCGCCAAGTCCAAAACTATGCCATCCCGGCAAACTACTCCGACCCATATCTCCGTGAATGGGTAAAGCCCGACGACAACCCCTTTGCGGTTCCCGGGGAGGGGATGAATGCGAGCGCCTTCCGTGACCCAACAACCGCTTGGTGGGGCAAAGATGGGCACTGGAGGACTGTAGTGGGCAGCAAAAGGAAGCAAAGAGGCATGGCATTCTTGTATAGGAGTAGGGACTTTGTGCATTGGGTTCGGGCTCACCACCCTCTACATTCATCAGCCAATACGGGTATGTGGGAATGCCCAGATTTTTTCCCTGTGTCGTTTCATGGGAAAACAGGTCTGGACACTTCAGTGGTTGGGGAAAATATAAAGCACGTAATGAAGGTGAGTCTTGACCTCACTAGGTATGAGTACTACACTGTTGGAAAATATTATCCCCAAAAAGACAGGTTTGTTCCTGATAACACATCGGTTGATGGTTGGAGCGGGCTGAGATATGACTATGGAAACTATTATGCCTCCAAGTCATTCTTCGATGCTGGGAAGCAACGAAGGATTTTGATGGGTTGGTCTAATGAGTCTGACACAGCTCAAAATGATAAAGATAAAGGATGGGCTGGAATTCAG ACTATTCCGAGGATGGTGTGGCTTGACAGTAACAGGAAACAATTGTTGCAGTGGCCTATTGCTGAATTGGAAACTCTTAGAGGGAAGAAAGTTCAGATAAGCAATCAACAAGTCAAAAAGGGAGAGCATATTGAAGTTAAAGGAATAACTGCTGCCCAG GCGGATGTTGAAGTTACCTTCTTGTTGCCGAATTTGGACAACGCCGAGCAATTTGATCCTAGTTGGGTTAATGCAGAAGATCTTTGTGGCCTAAAGGGTTCGAAAGCTCAAGGTGGGGTTGGGCCTTTTGGGCTGTTGACACTATCTTCCAAACATCTAGAGGAATACACTCCTGTCTTCTTTAGAGTATTCAAAGCTCCAAACAAGCATGTAGTTCTCATGTGCTCTGATGCAAGAAG TTCCTCTTTGGAGAAGAGTGGACTATATACACCATCATTTGCAGGCTTTGTAGACGTTGATTTAGCAGATGGGAAGCTCTCTCTTAGGAGTTTG ATCGATCATTCTATTGTGGAAAGTTTTGGAGCCGGAGGAAAAACATGTATCACATCCAGGGTCTATCCTACACTTGCAGTCTTCCATAACGCTCACTTGTACGCATTTAACAACGGGACAGAAACTGTTACCATAGAGAGTCTCAATGCATGGAGCATGAAGAGTGCACAACTGAACTGA